Proteins encoded by one window of Gemmatimonadaceae bacterium:
- a CDS encoding PAS domain S-box protein → MPSPRPPRPFIPSLRSKIGAGLVAALLILVVGAISVYSVQRASNSSALVEKTGRVLLEQEQLLSALKDVQSGSRSFVAIGKDEFLGPYDTAVKEVSASLARLRRMTADNPLQQQRLDTLESVARERVELSDQIILIRRTQGFEMARLLLGTGQSTMVMDHARALLEMMEAEERALLARRTADLRADQRLAVIVIAVGSFMAFLISLLINRSIRRDVIDREAQQKLIERQSSKLQKQSNTLETQQSVLARQLAEQQALASQNSALLNSTEAGFYGMNPKGECTFINRAGAAMLGYAPDALVGRDMHATIHHHRADGSAYPLAECTMNSASRTGQSARNDEEVFWRNDGTAMPVEYSTSPIQENGELRGAVVAFADISARKRADRIVAESEERKAAVLRSTLDSIISIDADGIVFEFNRAAQETFGYTYEEAIGKPLGDLIVPERLREAHRAGMGRYLNTGTAHILGKRLELPAMRRDGTEFPSELTITRTDIDGTPAFIGVLRDITARKKADAEREQLIAALARSNQELDQFAYVASHDLKAPLRGIANLSQWIEEDLGGALNGESKSQMEMLRGRVHRMEALIDGILQYSRAGRVRARPEAVDTGLLVAEVIDLLAPGPNVVTDVIPGMPVVNTERVPLQQVLLNLIGNAIKHTGRIDPVISIRWADAGELVEFTVSDNGQGIAPQYHDRIFAIFHTLEARDKVEGTGIGLSVVKKMVESKGGRVWLESDVGLGSTFHFTWPRNEVTEE, encoded by the coding sequence ATGCCATCACCAAGACCCCCCCGGCCGTTCATTCCCTCCCTGCGTTCCAAGATCGGCGCCGGTCTGGTCGCCGCGCTGCTGATCCTGGTCGTCGGCGCCATTTCGGTGTACTCCGTTCAGCGCGCATCGAACTCGTCGGCGCTCGTCGAAAAAACAGGCCGGGTACTGCTCGAACAGGAGCAGCTGCTGTCGGCGCTCAAGGATGTCCAGAGCGGATCGCGAAGCTTTGTCGCAATCGGCAAGGACGAGTTCCTGGGCCCGTATGACACCGCGGTAAAGGAGGTGTCCGCGTCCCTGGCAAGGCTGCGCAGGATGACCGCCGACAATCCACTCCAGCAACAGCGGCTCGACACCCTCGAGAGTGTTGCGCGGGAGAGAGTCGAGCTCAGCGATCAGATCATACTCATCAGGCGAACCCAGGGATTCGAGATGGCGCGCCTGCTGCTCGGTACCGGCCAGTCGACGATGGTGATGGATCACGCCCGTGCCCTGCTGGAGATGATGGAGGCCGAAGAGCGCGCGTTGCTGGCGCGCCGCACCGCCGATCTCCGAGCCGACCAGCGACTCGCGGTTATCGTGATTGCGGTTGGAAGCTTCATGGCCTTTCTCATCTCACTACTCATCAACCGCTCGATCAGGCGGGATGTGATCGATCGTGAGGCACAGCAGAAGCTGATCGAGCGTCAGTCATCAAAACTTCAGAAACAGTCCAACACGCTCGAAACCCAGCAATCCGTGCTCGCCCGGCAGCTCGCCGAACAACAGGCGCTGGCGAGTCAGAATTCGGCGCTGCTCAATTCAACCGAAGCCGGTTTTTACGGCATGAACCCAAAGGGCGAGTGTACCTTCATCAATCGCGCGGGAGCGGCGATGCTTGGCTATGCGCCGGACGCGCTCGTCGGCCGCGATATGCACGCGACCATTCATCACCACCGGGCCGACGGATCCGCGTACCCGCTGGCTGAATGCACGATGAATTCCGCATCGCGCACAGGCCAGAGCGCGCGGAACGATGAAGAGGTGTTCTGGCGGAACGATGGAACTGCAATGCCAGTCGAGTACTCTACATCTCCCATACAGGAAAACGGCGAGTTACGCGGGGCGGTGGTCGCATTTGCCGATATCTCCGCACGAAAACGCGCAGACCGCATCGTCGCCGAGAGTGAGGAACGCAAGGCGGCTGTGCTCAGGTCGACACTCGACTCCATCATCAGCATCGATGCGGATGGAATTGTGTTCGAATTCAACCGCGCCGCTCAGGAAACTTTCGGATATACCTACGAGGAGGCCATTGGGAAGCCGCTCGGCGATCTCATCGTTCCGGAGCGGCTGCGCGAGGCGCACCGTGCAGGAATGGGACGCTACCTGAACACCGGCACCGCTCATATCCTCGGGAAGCGCCTGGAGCTTCCGGCCATGAGGCGCGACGGCACCGAGTTTCCCTCGGAGCTGACGATCACCCGGACGGATATTGACGGGACCCCGGCGTTCATCGGCGTTCTCCGCGACATCACCGCCAGAAAAAAAGCCGACGCCGAGCGCGAGCAGCTGATTGCGGCACTCGCCCGCAGCAATCAGGAGCTCGACCAGTTTGCCTATGTCGCCTCGCACGATCTGAAAGCCCCGCTGCGCGGGATTGCCAACCTCTCACAGTGGATCGAGGAGGATCTGGGAGGAGCACTGAACGGTGAGAGCAAGAGCCAGATGGAAATGCTGCGCGGACGGGTTCACCGCATGGAAGCTCTGATCGACGGCATCCTTCAGTACTCGCGGGCAGGGCGTGTAAGAGCCCGGCCGGAGGCAGTGGACACCGGATTGCTGGTCGCCGAGGTGATCGACCTGCTCGCTCCCGGGCCGAACGTCGTAACCGATGTTATTCCCGGGATGCCGGTCGTAAACACAGAGCGGGTTCCCCTGCAACAGGTGTTGCTCAACCTCATCGGCAACGCTATCAAGCACACCGGCAGGATTGACCCCGTGATTAGTATTCGCTGGGCCGATGCGGGTGAGCTTGTGGAGTTCACGGTGAGCGACAATGGGCAGGGAATCGCGCCGCAATACCACGATCGGATATTTGCCATATTTCACACGCTGGAAGCCCGCGATAAAGTGGAAGGCACTGGTATCGGCTTGTCGGTCGTGAAAAAAATGGTCGAATCCAAAGGAGGGCGTGTCTGGCTCGAATCTGATGTCGGACTGGGCTCGACTTTCCATTTCACCTGGCCGAGGAATGAGGTTACCGAGGAGTGA
- a CDS encoding HupE/UreJ family protein: MRLRLDPMERLRAADTRTQVLLILLITGLLTLLLAPAEALAHGVAAGDKGYIQNVSGILPIPFAYLGAKHMVTGYDHLLFLLGVIFFLYRLKDIGVYVTLFAIGHSTTLLIGVLTGVTVSAYLIDAIIGLSVVYKALDNLGAFRRWFGFQPNTKAATLVFGLFHGFGLATKILEFRISPDGLFANLIAFNVGVEIGQLLALSAILIAMTYWRRTGSFVRHAYTGNVALMSAGFLLMGYQLAGYYLTQKG, translated from the coding sequence GTGCGGCTGAGACTTGACCCGATGGAGCGATTACGTGCTGCCGATACCCGCACGCAGGTGCTTCTGATCCTGCTCATTACAGGCCTGCTGACGCTTCTGCTGGCGCCCGCCGAGGCACTCGCCCACGGCGTTGCGGCGGGCGACAAGGGCTATATCCAGAATGTCTCCGGAATTCTTCCGATTCCGTTCGCCTATCTCGGCGCCAAGCACATGGTAACCGGGTACGACCACCTGCTCTTCCTGCTCGGCGTAATATTTTTTCTGTACCGGCTGAAGGACATCGGCGTTTATGTGACCCTGTTCGCAATCGGTCACTCGACAACGCTTCTGATTGGCGTGCTCACAGGCGTGACCGTGAGCGCGTACCTGATCGATGCCATCATCGGGCTGTCGGTGGTCTATAAGGCGCTCGACAACCTCGGCGCGTTCCGCCGCTGGTTCGGTTTCCAGCCGAACACCAAGGCGGCGACGCTCGTATTCGGATTGTTTCACGGCTTCGGACTGGCCACCAAGATTCTCGAGTTCCGGATTTCGCCGGACGGCCTGTTTGCGAATCTGATTGCGTTCAATGTCGGCGTGGAGATCGGTCAGTTGCTTGCGCTCAGCGCGATCCTCATCGCAATGACTTACTGGCGGCGTACGGGCAGCTTCGTGCGTCACGCATACACGGGCAATGTTGCCCTCATGAGTGCCGGCTTTCTGCTGATGGGTTATCAGCTCGCGGGTTACTACCTCACTCAGAAAGGATAG
- a CDS encoding metallophosphoesterase family protein, with amino-acid sequence MLNRTYALISDIHANLPALEAVLGDIAGGTPAGVYHLGDLVGYAPWPNECVARLRNDGIPGVAGNYDSTVATDYKHCGCRADTPRDEELAHISYEWTRRAVSGETKSFLGGLPFRIDIRPGGGHLAGPTIMLFHATPVSNLIYVTEDRSDGFLQKMAQQAGARSGDVICFGHTHVPWHRVVDGIHFINTGSVGRPKGGDPRACYVVLDMAGNVPVVGFARVEYDIERAAEGIVEAGLPIEFAEHLRAGGKKE; translated from the coding sequence ATGCTGAATCGCACTTACGCTCTCATCTCCGACATCCACGCGAACCTACCGGCGCTTGAAGCGGTGCTCGGCGACATCGCCGGGGGAACGCCAGCGGGAGTTTACCACCTAGGCGACCTCGTCGGTTACGCGCCGTGGCCGAACGAATGTGTCGCCCGCCTGAGGAACGACGGGATACCCGGAGTCGCCGGCAACTACGACTCCACGGTCGCCACCGACTACAAACATTGTGGATGCAGAGCTGACACTCCGCGCGATGAGGAACTCGCGCACATCAGTTATGAGTGGACACGCCGCGCAGTATCGGGAGAGACTAAATCATTCCTGGGCGGACTTCCGTTCCGCATCGACATTCGGCCCGGCGGCGGGCATCTGGCCGGTCCGACGATCATGCTCTTTCATGCGACGCCGGTGAGCAACCTCATTTACGTCACTGAAGATCGTTCAGACGGCTTTCTACAGAAAATGGCACAGCAGGCTGGTGCCAGATCGGGAGACGTAATCTGCTTCGGGCACACTCACGTGCCGTGGCACAGGGTTGTCGATGGGATTCATTTCATCAACACCGGCAGCGTGGGGCGGCCCAAGGGAGGTGATCCACGTGCCTGCTACGTCGTTCTCGATATGGCGGGTAACGTTCCAGTCGTCGGCTTTGCACGTGTCGAGTATGATATCGAACGAGCAGCGGAGGGAATTGTCGAGGCCGGACTGCCGATTGAGTTCGCGGAGCATCTTCGCGCCGGCGGGAAAAAAGAATGA
- a CDS encoding response regulator → MRLPRSEAMGERVLNILLVEDDEVDVMNVRRAFEKNHVSNPLFVAGNGLEALEMLRGDVVPKERRLVLLDLNMPKMNGIEFLEALRADADLSSTPVVVLTTSNDDQDKIDAYNLNVAGYLLKPVTFSSFCERMAALNKYWTLVEMP, encoded by the coding sequence ATGAGGTTACCGAGGAGTGAGGCGATGGGCGAGCGCGTGTTGAATATCCTGCTGGTGGAGGATGATGAAGTCGATGTGATGAACGTTCGGCGTGCGTTCGAGAAAAATCACGTGTCGAACCCTCTGTTCGTCGCCGGTAACGGCCTGGAGGCGCTCGAGATGTTGCGAGGCGACGTCGTGCCGAAAGAGAGACGTCTCGTCCTTCTCGATCTCAACATGCCGAAGATGAACGGCATCGAATTTCTCGAAGCGCTTCGCGCCGACGCCGATCTGTCGAGCACGCCGGTGGTGGTGTTGACGACCTCCAACGACGATCAGGACAAGATCGATGCATACAACCTGAATGTTGCCGGATATCTCCTCAAGCCAGTGACGTTCAGCAGTTTCTGCGAACGGATGGCCGCCCTGAACAAGTACTGGACGCTGGTGGAGATGCCGTAA
- a CDS encoding triacylglycerol lipase has translation MTRLRKPLILAALVVATGCGESATGPVALPALRHDPILFVHGYGGNGGNWQDLKALFKADGWLDQELYSYNYSFTASNATSAEEIRAQVDGIIASTGAVKVDIVAFSMGSISSRYYLRNLGGASKVEAWVSLAGPNHGTDTADNCSFTPCREIQIGSPFLAALNVGDETPGLTRYATWRSPCDLTINPDQSVPLSGATNNESACINHIEFLVHAPTYRQVRDFVD, from the coding sequence ATGACACGCCTACGAAAACCTCTCATCCTGGCAGCGCTGGTTGTAGCCACTGGCTGCGGCGAGTCCGCCACCGGGCCGGTCGCATTGCCCGCGCTCCGGCACGACCCGATTCTGTTTGTCCATGGCTACGGCGGCAACGGCGGCAACTGGCAAGATCTCAAGGCTTTGTTCAAGGCCGACGGCTGGCTGGATCAGGAATTGTATTCCTACAATTACAGCTTTACGGCATCCAATGCCACGAGCGCTGAGGAGATTCGTGCGCAAGTGGACGGAATCATCGCCAGCACAGGCGCTGTAAAAGTGGATATCGTGGCCTTCTCCATGGGCAGCATCTCTTCGCGCTACTATCTCAGGAATCTCGGGGGGGCGTCGAAGGTGGAGGCGTGGGTTTCGCTCGCCGGACCGAATCACGGAACGGATACCGCCGATAACTGCAGCTTCACGCCGTGCAGGGAAATTCAGATCGGTTCCCCGTTTCTCGCGGCGCTCAACGTGGGAGATGAAACCCCAGGATTGACCCGTTACGCCACATGGCGTTCACCCTGCGACCTGACAATCAATCCCGATCAGAGCGTCCCGCTTTCCGGCGCTACAAACAATGAAAGCGCGTGCATCAACCACATCGAATTTCTCGTGCACGCACCTACCTACAGGCAGGTGCGGGATTTCGTGGATTAA
- a CDS encoding surface-adhesin E family protein: MKLVLQLMVAGAALTVAASSMQAQAPWPVVYKDANVSVAFDTANASRNADGSYMTRTRWDYAKLHALESRRPYMAMTEVALIRCTPVRIKRLTESFYSANGAVVREGVMPSQEDIRFMNWDRFKPRSEGSRAFSNVCANIARRNRARR; this comes from the coding sequence ATGAAACTTGTTCTGCAGTTAATGGTCGCTGGCGCGGCCCTGACGGTTGCTGCGTCGTCCATGCAGGCGCAGGCGCCGTGGCCCGTGGTGTACAAGGATGCCAACGTGAGTGTCGCTTTCGATACCGCCAACGCGAGCAGGAACGCGGACGGCTCGTACATGACTCGCACCCGATGGGATTACGCAAAACTGCACGCTCTCGAAAGCCGGCGGCCATACATGGCGATGACGGAAGTCGCGTTGATCCGCTGCACCCCGGTGCGCATCAAGCGGCTCACTGAGTCGTTTTATTCGGCTAACGGAGCTGTCGTCAGAGAAGGGGTCATGCCGAGCCAGGAGGACATACGGTTCATGAACTGGGACCGGTTCAAGCCGCGGTCGGAAGGATCGAGAGCGTTCAGCAACGTGTGCGCCAACATCGCACGCCGGAATCGTGCGCGACGCTAG
- a CDS encoding class I SAM-dependent methyltransferase, with protein MPVTRIAGRKTIPMMPLVHYDILTRPLEGALRRWRAALWKLVPAYTASGHESRDSLRSKARGLEIGVGTGGSFPHYPAALIIATDVSPANMVTAKQKLFEGAAESSGACVLLVVADVSSLPFRDATFDWGAEALVFCEVRNPVEGLREVSRVLRDGAPFLMLEHVRPGGVLGAIAAAVTRVTAPLWGEHFDRDTITAVRDAGLRISSTAWLWRDAVLLLEVLSPKALGEVPTSDLRARLSDGE; from the coding sequence ATGCCCGTCACCCGGATCGCAGGTCGAAAGACAATTCCCATGATGCCGCTTGTTCATTATGACATTCTGACGCGACCACTCGAAGGCGCCCTCAGGCGCTGGAGAGCGGCTTTGTGGAAACTCGTTCCCGCATACACGGCAAGCGGACACGAGTCGCGGGATTCTCTGCGAAGCAAAGCGAGGGGTCTTGAGATCGGCGTTGGAACCGGGGGCAGCTTCCCGCATTACCCGGCGGCTCTGATCATCGCAACCGACGTATCACCTGCCAACATGGTGACCGCAAAGCAGAAGCTTTTCGAGGGAGCGGCGGAATCGAGTGGGGCGTGCGTATTGCTGGTCGTTGCCGACGTATCAAGCCTCCCGTTCCGCGACGCGACGTTCGACTGGGGCGCCGAGGCGCTGGTATTCTGCGAAGTACGTAATCCCGTCGAAGGCCTGCGAGAAGTGAGCCGCGTGCTTCGCGATGGAGCGCCGTTCCTGATGCTCGAGCACGTTCGCCCCGGTGGCGTGCTCGGCGCAATTGCCGCAGCAGTCACGCGAGTGACAGCACCATTATGGGGAGAGCATTTTGATCGCGATACAATAACGGCGGTTCGCGACGCCGGCCTTCGTATTTCCAGCACGGCGTGGCTCTGGCGCGATGCGGTCTTATTGCTCGAAGTCCTCTCACCGAAAGCTTTGGGAGAAGTTCCGACGTCTGATTTGCGCGCTCGGTTGTCAGACGGTGAATAA
- a CDS encoding MIP/aquaporin family protein: protein MNGHADARRWIAELIGTFFLVFVGPGAVMVNAASQGIIGHAGVAIAFGFVVVAMIYAVGHLSGAHLNPAVTLGFWSVRRFPAREVVPYVIAQCVGATLASLALYGILGDVGSMGATIPSISTARAFAVEWLLSFALMFVIMAVATDARAKDGFAALAVGLTVGFCAMMGGPLTGASMNPARSLGPAIAGNVWVDHWIYWVAPIAATVIAARVYEFLRPVKYRGHHAIHGVAGVIAK from the coding sequence ATGAATGGCCACGCCGATGCCCGACGCTGGATCGCCGAGCTCATCGGAACGTTCTTTCTCGTTTTTGTGGGCCCCGGTGCTGTCATGGTGAATGCAGCGAGCCAGGGAATAATCGGTCACGCGGGTGTCGCAATCGCCTTCGGTTTTGTCGTAGTGGCGATGATTTACGCGGTCGGTCATTTGTCGGGAGCTCACCTCAATCCGGCAGTAACGCTGGGTTTCTGGTCGGTGCGACGCTTTCCTGCTCGTGAGGTGGTTCCCTACGTCATTGCTCAATGTGTTGGGGCAACGCTGGCATCGCTGGCGTTGTACGGAATCCTCGGCGACGTCGGGAGCATGGGGGCGACAATCCCTTCGATTTCGACCGCGCGGGCGTTCGCCGTGGAATGGCTGTTGTCCTTTGCGCTGATGTTCGTCATCATGGCGGTCGCGACGGATGCGCGCGCGAAGGATGGATTCGCGGCTCTCGCAGTCGGGCTCACCGTTGGCTTTTGCGCGATGATGGGCGGCCCGCTTACCGGCGCGTCGATGAATCCAGCGCGATCACTCGGGCCTGCTATCGCCGGAAATGTGTGGGTCGATCACTGGATCTACTGGGTTGCGCCGATTGCAGCGACTGTTATCGCCGCCCGCGTCTATGAGTTTCTGAGGCCCGTAAAATACAGGGGTCATCACGCGATTCACGGCGTTGCAGGGGTGATTGCGAAGTGA
- a CDS encoding metalloregulator ArsR/SmtB family transcription factor produces the protein MRLLHPGTPGSIDDVETLFKAFADPTRLRILNILVAGELCVCDIVTILDLPQPMVSRHLALLRNADLVEVTREWKYAHYRLAGPANTVHRTLINCVRSCFAGIDSLGRERDLASRQLKERESDPC, from the coding sequence ATGAGACTTCTTCATCCGGGTACTCCGGGCAGCATTGACGATGTCGAGACTCTGTTCAAAGCGTTCGCCGATCCGACCCGCCTCCGAATTCTCAACATTCTGGTGGCGGGCGAACTCTGCGTCTGCGATATCGTGACGATCCTCGACCTGCCGCAGCCGATGGTTTCGAGACACCTCGCGCTGCTCAGAAACGCGGATCTCGTTGAGGTGACGCGGGAGTGGAAGTACGCGCACTACCGCCTCGCCGGCCCCGCGAACACCGTCCACCGGACGCTCATCAACTGCGTGCGCTCCTGCTTCGCGGGAATCGACTCTCTCGGCCGCGAGCGCGACCTTGCATCACGCCAACTCAAGGAGAGGGAATCCGACCCATGCTGA
- a CDS encoding cystathionine beta-lyase, which produces MTHWTTKLIHSDAEYAEGFESLVTPVFRGSTTVFPRAADVKDDWRHEAGYSYGLFGTPTTRELASRIAELEKGERTFLTPGGQAAIALIYFAFTSAGDHVLAPDSAYGPNRALDHVLRRFGVEVEYYPPLEGFELEARMRPNTRLIWCESPGSITMEVQDVPAIAEVAHRHGALVALDNTYAAGIYFDAFAHSVDVTMQAITKYIGGHSDLILGSVTVRDMALYEKLGRVHGLLGLGVSPDDCSLALRGMQTLAVRLSALEISALEVARWLAVHPAIATVLHPALPSCPGHPNWTRDFTGSASLFSIVFVEGTERDTILGFIDALALFKVGFSWGGVTSLAVPGFDLKRSYETGYGDRLVRLNIGLENVSDLISDLDQALSGAGLGSPRQGPEHAG; this is translated from the coding sequence ATGACGCACTGGACGACGAAGCTGATTCATTCCGATGCGGAATACGCGGAGGGATTCGAGTCACTCGTCACACCGGTGTTTCGGGGCTCGACCACCGTTTTCCCTCGCGCCGCCGACGTAAAGGACGACTGGCGGCATGAAGCGGGCTACAGCTACGGGCTCTTCGGGACGCCGACGACACGTGAGCTGGCGTCGCGGATTGCGGAACTGGAGAAAGGTGAGCGGACATTTCTGACTCCCGGTGGCCAGGCTGCGATCGCACTCATCTACTTCGCATTTACAAGCGCGGGAGACCACGTGCTTGCCCCCGACAGCGCGTATGGCCCCAATCGCGCTCTGGATCACGTGCTCCGGCGGTTCGGCGTCGAGGTCGAATACTATCCCCCTCTCGAGGGATTTGAACTCGAGGCGCGGATGCGCCCAAACACGCGACTGATCTGGTGTGAAAGTCCGGGTTCGATCACGATGGAGGTTCAGGACGTCCCGGCTATCGCGGAAGTCGCACACCGGCACGGTGCACTTGTCGCGCTCGACAACACGTATGCGGCGGGGATCTACTTCGATGCCTTCGCCCACTCAGTCGATGTCACGATGCAGGCAATCACCAAATACATCGGCGGGCACAGTGACCTGATCCTCGGCTCGGTGACAGTCAGGGACATGGCCCTTTACGAAAAACTGGGTCGAGTGCACGGCTTGCTCGGGCTCGGCGTGTCGCCCGATGACTGCTCACTCGCGCTGCGCGGTATGCAGACGCTGGCTGTCAGGCTGTCGGCGCTGGAGATAAGCGCGCTCGAGGTTGCTCGCTGGCTCGCAGTTCATCCGGCGATCGCAACCGTGTTGCACCCCGCTCTGCCTTCCTGTCCGGGTCACCCAAACTGGACGCGCGACTTTACCGGCTCGGCAAGCCTGTTCTCGATAGTATTCGTCGAAGGCACCGAGCGGGACACGATCCTCGGGTTTATCGATGCCCTCGCGTTATTCAAGGTGGGTTTCAGCTGGGGTGGTGTCACGAGCCTCGCCGTTCCTGGCTTTGATCTGAAACGAAGCTACGAAACCGGCTACGGAGACCGTCTGGTCCGTCTCAACATCGGTCTCGAAAATGTAAGTGACCTGATCTCGGATCTGGATCAGGCTTTGAGTGGCGCTGGATTGGGATCACCCCGTCAGGGTCCGGAGCATGCAGGTTAA
- a CDS encoding ATP-binding protein, which yields MDTVLRVLVVDDDEIDRMAVRRALKASAIDVSVVEANNADSAIRHLEAARFDCAILDYRMPGSDGLEVVRKARAKGILIPFIMLTGFGDEQTAVELMKAGAADYIPKSMLTPERLGQSLRSVVRVHQAEIEANRADGELRRYAMQLRSVAQAAIEINSTLAVDAMLQATTENARRILNAKRAETRLAVDGNATSNAVLEGQTALWLATAPGENEHELTSWADATRDSMPALTPEIIAALAAGQDIPTLPPSEMAMRPFSTLSADLMGRDGQMLGVIQLWDKKEGDFDESDEAVLTQLAQLASVALENARLFKAAQEATRARDDLVAIVSHDLRNPLHTIHMAASFLLEVAPATDRRVMARRQLEVIQRAATRANRLIKDLLDVARIQAGGLAVDPVSVDVNSLVLEAMESASPLAGASQINVLTDVEAGAGSARADRERVLQVFANLIGNAIKFTPKGGEIRIQAKAAGAEVNFTVVDTGPGIPQENLAHVFDRYWQAKSTAKLGTGLGLSIAKGIVEAHGGRIWVESPPQSGAAFSFTLPAAP from the coding sequence ATGGATACCGTGCTGCGTGTTCTCGTAGTGGATGATGATGAGATCGACCGCATGGCAGTGAGGCGTGCGCTCAAGGCCTCGGCAATAGACGTTTCCGTCGTTGAAGCGAACAACGCGGATAGCGCAATTCGGCATCTCGAAGCGGCGCGGTTCGACTGCGCAATCCTCGACTACCGTATGCCCGGCAGCGACGGCCTCGAGGTTGTACGGAAGGCGCGAGCGAAGGGAATACTCATTCCCTTCATCATGCTGACGGGTTTTGGTGACGAGCAGACAGCGGTCGAGTTGATGAAAGCCGGGGCTGCCGATTACATACCCAAGAGCATGTTGACGCCGGAGCGCCTGGGCCAGAGTCTGCGAAGCGTGGTGCGTGTCCATCAAGCTGAGATCGAGGCTAACCGGGCAGACGGAGAGCTGCGTCGCTATGCGATGCAGCTGCGGTCAGTAGCGCAGGCAGCAATCGAGATCAACTCCACGCTCGCCGTCGACGCCATGCTCCAGGCAACGACTGAGAATGCGCGACGCATCCTGAACGCGAAACGAGCGGAAACCCGGCTCGCTGTAGATGGCAACGCAACGTCGAATGCGGTTCTCGAAGGACAAACAGCCCTGTGGCTTGCGACTGCGCCTGGCGAAAACGAGCACGAGCTCACTTCCTGGGCCGATGCCACGCGCGACTCGATGCCCGCGCTGACGCCGGAGATAATTGCCGCGCTTGCCGCCGGCCAGGACATACCCACGCTTCCGCCGTCGGAAATGGCTATGCGGCCTTTCAGTACGCTTTCCGCGGATTTGATGGGGCGCGACGGACAGATGCTCGGCGTGATTCAGCTGTGGGACAAAAAAGAGGGGGACTTCGATGAATCTGACGAAGCCGTTCTGACCCAGCTTGCGCAGCTTGCTTCGGTGGCGCTGGAAAATGCCCGCCTTTTCAAGGCTGCTCAGGAAGCCACGAGGGCACGCGATGACCTTGTCGCGATCGTGTCTCACGACCTGAGGAATCCGCTGCATACGATTCACATGGCGGCATCCTTTCTTCTGGAAGTTGCGCCTGCGACAGATCGCCGGGTGATGGCGCGGAGGCAGCTCGAGGTAATTCAGCGCGCGGCGACGCGGGCAAACCGCCTCATCAAGGATCTCCTCGATGTTGCGCGTATTCAGGCAGGGGGTCTGGCCGTCGATCCGGTTTCGGTGGACGTTAACTCACTGGTGCTCGAAGCCATGGAGTCGGCTTCGCCCCTTGCGGGCGCAAGCCAGATAAACGTGCTGACGGATGTGGAAGCAGGCGCCGGCAGCGCGCGAGCCGACCGCGAGCGGGTGCTGCAGGTATTTGCCAATCTGATCGGTAACGCCATCAAATTTACTCCAAAGGGTGGAGAGATCAGGATTCAGGCAAAGGCTGCCGGTGCGGAGGTGAATTTCACCGTCGTCGACACCGGACCCGGCATTCCGCAGGAGAATCTGGCCCACGTATTCGACCGGTACTGGCAGGCAAAGTCCACCGCAAAACTGGGCACTGGTCTTGGGCTGTCGATCGCGAAAGGAATTGTGGAGGCACACGGTGGCCGCATCTGGGTAGAGAGTCCTCCACAGAGCGGCGCCGCGTTCAGTTTTACTTTGCCGGCGGCACCGTAG
- the crcB gene encoding fluoride efflux transporter CrcB, whose amino-acid sequence MTILAIAVGGALGSVLRYLLAGTVQRSSAAGFTYGTLAVNVVGCLIVGLLVPRFTNAEPSSALGGLLIVGFCGGFTTFSAFSIETVGLASEGEYLRALLYVFLSVTLCLLATASGLALARALFR is encoded by the coding sequence ATGACAATTCTCGCCATCGCCGTGGGCGGGGCTCTGGGTTCGGTCCTTCGGTACCTGCTGGCGGGAACGGTGCAGCGATCCAGCGCGGCCGGATTCACTTACGGCACGCTCGCGGTGAATGTCGTGGGCTGCCTCATTGTCGGACTTCTGGTGCCGCGCTTCACGAATGCTGAACCTTCCTCGGCGCTAGGCGGCCTGCTCATCGTGGGTTTTTGCGGAGGGTTCACAACGTTTTCTGCATTCAGTATCGAGACGGTGGGCCTCGCCAGCGAGGGAGAATATCTACGAGCCCTGCTCTACGTGTTTCTGAGTGTTACACTTTGTCTGCTTGCCACCGCCAGCGGGCTCGCGCTTGCACGCGCCCTCTTCCGCTAA